A part of Myxococcus landrumus genomic DNA contains:
- a CDS encoding response regulator transcription factor: MRERILVVEDDSRLGTQIVEHLRGAGFEATWWMEGRSLMPGALPDVRLVVLDLMLPGTYGLDMLKALRGFSEVPVLILSARNDTLDKVRALKLGADDYLTKPFWPEELIERVRARLRRPALCKEGAVLELGPLRVDLHGRAVQVEGRVVELTRVEFEVLAALARRPSEAVTRQWLAEHVLDPTREGTERTLDVHVSRLRRKLAPTQCVETVWGVGYRLTPRTRA; encoded by the coding sequence ATGCGAGAGCGCATCCTGGTGGTGGAGGACGATTCCCGGCTCGGCACGCAGATTGTCGAGCACCTGCGAGGCGCGGGCTTCGAGGCCACGTGGTGGATGGAGGGGCGCAGCCTCATGCCCGGAGCGCTGCCCGACGTGCGGCTGGTGGTGCTCGACCTGATGCTGCCGGGGACGTACGGGCTGGACATGCTCAAGGCGCTCCGAGGTTTCTCGGAGGTGCCGGTGCTGATTCTCAGCGCGCGCAACGACACGCTGGACAAGGTGCGTGCGCTCAAGCTGGGCGCGGATGACTACCTGACGAAGCCCTTCTGGCCCGAGGAGCTCATCGAGCGGGTGCGCGCGCGGCTGCGGCGACCCGCGCTCTGCAAGGAGGGCGCGGTGCTGGAGCTGGGTCCATTGCGCGTCGACCTGCACGGGCGCGCGGTGCAGGTGGAGGGGCGCGTGGTGGAGTTGACGCGGGTGGAGTTCGAGGTGCTCGCGGCGCTGGCGCGCCGTCCCAGTGAAGCGGTGACGCGGCAGTGGTTGGCGGAGCACGTGCTGGACCCCACGCGAGAGGGGACGGAGCGCACGCTGGATGTCCACGTCTCACGGCTGCGGCGAAAGCTGGCGCCGACCCAGTGCGTGGAGACCGTGTGGGGTGTGGGCTACCGCCTGACTCCGAGGACGCGGGCGTGA
- a CDS encoding alpha-1,4-glucan--maltose-1-phosphate maltosyltransferase, translating into MRDRIGSVFIESVQPQVDGGRHAVKRIAGEHLTVRADIFKEGHDVLTAVVRWRQSTPPEAKSEWHEVPMRPLGNDAWEARFPLARNGRYEFTIEAWPDLFRTWTSELKRKVDAGRDVRSELLEGAALLEGAAARAGPVDADDARVLAEAAMRLRQPPSPDLLAVALSPELADIASAHPDRALARRHEPVLEVFADREKARFGAWYEFFPRSAKRDGVTHGTFQDAEAWLPYIEGLGFDVVYLPPIHPIGRTARKGKNNSLKAGPEDVGSPWAIGATEGGHKAVHPKLGTLEDFRHFVQAASTHGIEVALDLAFQCSPDHPYVKEHPEWFQHRPDGTIKTAENPPKRYEDIVNFDWMGPAREALWTELESVVLHWVAQGVRTFRVDNPHTKPIQFWEWLIRRVQEHHPDVLFLSEAFTRPKVMKALGKVGFTQSYTYFTWRNFKAELQEYLEELTQPPVSDYFRGNLWPNTPDILPEALQNAGPGAFRVRSALAATLSSVYGMYCGFELCEGRPLPGKEEYLDSEKYQLVAWDWDRPGNIRDWIARLNAARRTQPALHAYDSLRFFESNNERVLFYGKRSADGASTVLVAVSLDPYAPQEALLRLPLDWLGTRPDETYQVHELMTDQRSLWQGPHVQVRLTPEQPAALWAVYRYRRTEHAFDYYE; encoded by the coding sequence ATGAGAGACCGAATCGGGAGCGTGTTCATCGAGTCAGTCCAGCCCCAAGTCGACGGTGGTCGACACGCCGTCAAGCGCATCGCCGGAGAGCACCTCACCGTCCGCGCGGACATCTTCAAGGAAGGCCATGACGTCCTCACGGCCGTCGTCCGCTGGCGGCAGAGCACTCCACCCGAGGCGAAGAGCGAGTGGCACGAAGTCCCCATGCGTCCGCTCGGCAACGACGCGTGGGAGGCCCGCTTCCCCCTGGCCCGCAACGGCCGCTACGAGTTCACGATTGAAGCCTGGCCGGACCTGTTCCGGACCTGGACGTCCGAGCTGAAGCGCAAGGTGGACGCGGGGCGGGACGTGCGCAGCGAGCTGTTGGAGGGCGCCGCGCTGCTGGAGGGCGCCGCGGCCCGCGCGGGCCCGGTGGACGCGGACGATGCGCGAGTGCTCGCCGAGGCGGCCATGAGGCTGCGTCAGCCGCCGAGTCCGGACCTGCTGGCGGTGGCGCTGTCGCCGGAGCTGGCGGACATCGCGTCGGCGCATCCGGACCGGGCGCTGGCGCGGAGACACGAGCCGGTGCTGGAGGTGTTCGCGGACCGCGAGAAGGCGCGCTTCGGTGCGTGGTACGAGTTCTTCCCCCGCTCCGCGAAGCGCGATGGCGTCACACACGGCACCTTCCAGGATGCGGAGGCGTGGCTGCCGTACATCGAGGGCCTGGGCTTCGACGTCGTCTACCTTCCTCCCATCCACCCCATTGGCCGCACCGCGCGCAAGGGGAAGAACAACAGCCTGAAGGCGGGACCGGAGGACGTGGGGAGCCCGTGGGCCATCGGCGCGACGGAAGGTGGACACAAGGCGGTGCATCCGAAGCTGGGAACACTCGAGGACTTCCGCCACTTCGTGCAGGCCGCCAGCACGCACGGCATCGAGGTGGCGTTGGACCTGGCCTTCCAATGCTCGCCGGACCATCCCTACGTGAAGGAGCATCCGGAGTGGTTCCAGCACCGGCCGGACGGCACCATCAAGACGGCGGAGAACCCGCCGAAGCGCTACGAGGACATCGTCAACTTCGACTGGATGGGCCCCGCGCGTGAGGCGCTGTGGACGGAGCTGGAGTCGGTGGTGCTCCACTGGGTGGCGCAAGGCGTGCGGACGTTCCGCGTGGACAACCCCCACACCAAGCCCATCCAGTTCTGGGAGTGGCTCATCCGCCGCGTGCAGGAGCACCACCCCGACGTGTTGTTCCTCTCCGAGGCCTTCACGCGGCCCAAGGTGATGAAGGCCCTGGGCAAGGTGGGCTTCACGCAGTCGTACACGTACTTCACGTGGCGGAACTTCAAGGCCGAGCTTCAGGAGTACCTGGAGGAGCTCACCCAGCCGCCTGTGTCCGACTACTTCCGGGGCAACCTCTGGCCCAACACGCCGGACATCCTCCCGGAGGCGCTGCAGAACGCGGGGCCCGGAGCCTTCCGGGTGCGCTCCGCGCTTGCCGCGACGCTCTCCTCGGTCTACGGGATGTACTGTGGCTTCGAGCTGTGTGAGGGCCGCCCGCTGCCGGGCAAGGAGGAGTACCTGGACTCGGAGAAGTACCAGTTGGTGGCGTGGGACTGGGACCGGCCGGGGAACATCCGGGACTGGATTGCGAGGCTCAACGCCGCGCGTCGCACGCAGCCCGCGCTGCACGCCTACGACAGCCTGCGCTTCTTCGAATCGAACAACGAGCGGGTCCTCTTCTACGGCAAGCGCTCCGCGGATGGCGCCAGCACCGTCCTCGTCGCGGTGAGCCTGGACCCGTACGCGCCCCAGGAGGCCCTCTTGAGGCTGCCGCTGGACTGGCTGGGAACCCGTCCGGACGAGACGTACCAGGTGCACGAGTTGATGACGGACCAGCGCTCGCTATGGCAAGGCCCTCATGTGCAGGTGCGCCTGACTCCCGAGCAACCCGCGGCCCTGTGGGCCGTCTATCGATACCGCCGTACCGAGCACGCATTCGACTACTACGAGTGA
- a CDS encoding sigma-70 family RNA polymerase sigma factor, giving the protein MFPPPLTAQRTSDVPADRDLLQQVALGSGAAMRAVYSRCGAKAFAVVLRLLPTRADAEEVLQETFLEVWRRARDFDPARGGLETWVSTIARTRAIDRLRSMGTAARVSEGAAHQPPPLSATPVSPDDATARGQDRARVRAAMVSLPSEQREVVELAYFEGLSQREIAERTGDPLGTVKTRARRALEKLADLLGPE; this is encoded by the coding sequence ATGTTTCCGCCTCCCCTCACCGCCCAGCGGACGAGCGACGTGCCGGCCGACAGGGACCTGCTTCAGCAGGTGGCCCTGGGCAGCGGCGCGGCGATGCGGGCGGTCTATTCCCGCTGTGGGGCCAAGGCCTTCGCGGTGGTGCTGCGGCTGTTGCCCACCCGAGCGGACGCGGAGGAGGTTCTCCAGGAGACGTTCCTCGAGGTGTGGCGGCGCGCGCGGGACTTCGACCCGGCGCGCGGTGGGCTGGAGACGTGGGTGTCGACGATTGCCCGCACGCGGGCCATCGACCGGCTGCGCTCGATGGGAACGGCGGCCCGCGTCTCGGAGGGCGCGGCGCATCAGCCTCCGCCCTTGAGCGCGACACCGGTGTCTCCCGATGACGCGACGGCGCGGGGGCAGGACCGCGCGAGGGTGCGCGCGGCGATGGTCTCGCTGCCGTCCGAGCAGCGGGAAGTGGTGGAGCTGGCCTACTTCGAAGGGCTGTCCCAGCGGGAGATTGCAGAGCGCACCGGAGACCCCCTGGGCACGGTGAAGACCCGCGCGAGGCGCGCGCTGGAGAAGCTCGCGGACCTGCTGGGGCCCGAGTGA
- the treS gene encoding maltose alpha-D-glucosyltransferase, protein MDLDPLWYKKALIYELHLRAFHDSNGDGHGDIPGLIEKLPYLQDLGIDCLWILPHYPSPLRDDGYDIADFYGVHPDYGTLADFQRLIDEAHKRGLRIITELVVNHTSDQHPWFQEARSDPKSPKRDWYVWSDTDDRYKGARIIFTDTERSNWTWDPVAKQYFWHRFFSHQPDLNYDNPQVQEAMLDVMRFWLNMGVDGFRCDAVPYLFEREGTNCENLPETHAFLKRLRKTIDAEYPGKMLLAEANQWPADVRVYFGDGDEFNMGFHFPVMPRLFMGIRREDRTPIVEIMQQTPDIPESCQWALFLRNHDELTLEMVTDEDRDYMYREYATDPRMRLNLGIRRRLAPLMDNGRRRIELMHSLLFTLPGTPVLYYGDEIGMGDNIYLGDRNGVRTPMQWTGDRNAGFSRADYARLYAPVIADPVYGYQSINVEAQDRVKSSLLHWVKRMIRIRQRYPVFALGTLRFLPAENRKVLAFVREWEGQTVLVVCSLSRFAQPAVLDLRDWAGMVPVEMIGDTPFPRITDAPYQFSMGPYMFLWFRLDRPLPGGGRA, encoded by the coding sequence ATGGACCTGGATCCCCTCTGGTACAAGAAGGCCCTCATCTACGAGCTGCACCTGCGCGCGTTCCACGACTCGAACGGCGATGGCCACGGCGACATCCCGGGCCTCATCGAGAAGCTGCCCTACCTTCAGGACCTGGGCATCGACTGTCTCTGGATACTCCCGCACTACCCTTCGCCATTGCGCGATGACGGCTACGACATCGCGGACTTCTACGGGGTCCACCCGGACTACGGCACCCTGGCGGACTTCCAGCGGCTGATTGACGAGGCGCACAAGCGCGGCCTGCGCATCATCACCGAGCTGGTGGTCAACCACACCAGCGACCAGCACCCCTGGTTCCAGGAGGCGCGCAGCGACCCGAAGAGCCCCAAGCGCGACTGGTACGTGTGGAGCGACACGGACGACCGTTACAAGGGCGCGCGCATCATCTTCACCGACACGGAGCGCTCCAACTGGACGTGGGACCCGGTGGCCAAGCAGTACTTCTGGCACCGCTTCTTCAGCCACCAGCCGGACCTCAACTACGACAACCCGCAGGTGCAGGAAGCCATGCTGGACGTCATGCGCTTCTGGCTGAACATGGGCGTGGACGGCTTCCGGTGCGACGCGGTGCCGTACCTCTTCGAGCGCGAGGGCACCAACTGCGAGAACCTCCCGGAGACACACGCCTTCCTCAAGCGCCTGCGGAAGACCATCGACGCGGAGTACCCGGGGAAGATGCTGCTCGCGGAGGCCAACCAGTGGCCCGCCGACGTGCGCGTCTACTTTGGCGATGGCGACGAGTTCAACATGGGCTTCCACTTCCCGGTGATGCCGCGCCTGTTCATGGGCATCCGCCGCGAGGACCGCACGCCCATCGTCGAAATCATGCAGCAGACGCCGGACATCCCGGAGTCGTGTCAGTGGGCGCTCTTCCTGCGCAACCACGACGAGCTGACGCTGGAGATGGTGACGGACGAGGACCGGGACTACATGTACCGGGAATACGCCACGGACCCTCGGATGCGGCTCAACCTGGGCATCCGCCGCAGGCTCGCGCCGCTGATGGACAACGGCCGCCGGCGCATCGAGCTGATGCACAGCCTGCTGTTCACCCTGCCTGGCACGCCCGTCCTCTACTACGGCGATGAGATTGGCATGGGGGACAACATCTACCTGGGCGACCGCAACGGCGTGCGCACGCCCATGCAGTGGACGGGAGACCGCAACGCGGGCTTCAGCCGCGCGGACTACGCGCGCCTGTACGCGCCCGTCATCGCGGACCCCGTCTATGGCTACCAGTCCATCAACGTGGAGGCGCAGGACCGGGTGAAGTCCAGCCTGCTGCACTGGGTGAAGCGGATGATTCGCATCCGCCAGCGCTACCCCGTCTTCGCGTTGGGGACGCTGCGCTTCCTGCCGGCGGAGAACCGCAAGGTGCTGGCCTTCGTGCGGGAGTGGGAAGGCCAGACGGTGCTCGTGGTGTGCAGCCTGTCGCGCTTCGCGCAGCCCGCGGTCCTGGACCTCCGCGACTGGGCGGGCATGGTGCCCGTGGAGATGATTGGAGACACGCCCTTCCCTCGCATCACCGACGCGCCCTACCAGTTCTCGATGGGGCCCTACATGTTCCTGTGGTTTCGGCTGGACCGGCCGCTGCCCGGAGGAGGCCGCGCATGA